The following nucleotide sequence is from Bacillota bacterium.
AAAAAAACGGAATCAACTGTTCACGCCCCAGATACCCCCCAATGCCCCGAAAATAAAACCCAGGAATACCTTGCTCACAAAAGCAAAACCGAGAGTGAAATTTTCGATGAATATAAAACCCAGAATCAACACCAGTGCCACGTAAAATAGCCCCACGATACCGCCATTGAGCCATCCCTTGCTTCCAATTTTTTTTCCCGTGAAGTGGGAGCCGGCGAGTAACCCCACCAGGCTTACCGCGAAAACCATTATGGAAGAATAGCGTTCCGGGGCATCGGTCCAGTGGATAACCGCTGTACCGACAAGAAGCAGGAGGGCAGATATCGTGATGGCCAGCAGAAGTCCCTGCAATATGGCTGGAAGAAAAACGTTACCCTCTTTTTCGGGATACGTAACGTCCCTCAAGTTCCCCTGATTTTGAGCCATGAATTCTACCCCCTGAAAAATATTGTCTTGCCTTGTTTATCCTGTTGGTAGAATTTATGCCCCCGGGTTATTTTTTATGTCAGCATTTATTTTACTCCGTCAATACGGAGTCAATCCCGTTGCGGTTGATTTTGATGTTGATGTTGTCGGCAATGCGTATTGACAGCGTCTCCTCCTGTATTTCCTTGATCACACCGTGTATACCCCCTATGGTGACCACCCTGTCACCTTTTTTGAGGTTGTTGAGCATTTCTTGCCTCACTTTTTGCTGTTTTTGCTGGGGTCTGATCAACAGAAAATAGAAAAGAACCAGTAACAGTATAAAAGGCAGAAACATGGACAGGTTTTCAAGTCCCGGCATCCGTAACACTCCTTTCTGTTGTTTTTTTAAACCTTCCTACCCTCCCATAACGTATTGCACCTGCTCCAATC
It contains:
- a CDS encoding TIGR04086 family membrane protein, which gives rise to MAQNQGNLRDVTYPEKEGNVFLPAILQGLLLAITISALLLLVGTAVIHWTDAPERYSSIMVFAVSLVGLLAGSHFTGKKIGSKGWLNGGIVGLFYVALVLILGFIFIENFTLGFAFVSKVFLGFIFGALGGIWGVNS
- the yajC gene encoding preprotein translocase subunit YajC is translated as MPGLENLSMFLPFILLLVLFYFLLIRPQQKQQKVRQEMLNNLKKGDRVVTIGGIHGVIKEIQEETLSIRIADNINIKINRNGIDSVLTE